From Phocoena phocoena chromosome 16, mPhoPho1.1, whole genome shotgun sequence, a single genomic window includes:
- the FRAT2 gene encoding GSK-3-binding protein FRAT2, translating to MPCRREEEEEEEEEEEEDSFLLLEQSVTLGGSGEVDRLVAQIGETLQLDAAQDRPASPCAPPGPPLQPPRPPAVVRADKARAPALPLRLPPASAETGGPAPPGALRCALGDRGRVRGRAAPYFVAELAASPSALPGPCRRGWLRGAVASRRLQQRRWPPAGARANDDDPHRLLQQLVLSGNLIKEAVRRLQRAVAAVAATGPAAPPGPGGSHSRPDPVALQPSGALH from the coding sequence ATGCCGTGccggagggaggaggaagaggaagaggaggaggaggaggaggaggacagcTTCCTCCTACTGGAACAGTCGGTGACTCTGGGCGGCTCGGGCGAGGTGGACCGGCTGGTGGCCCAGATCGGCGAGACGCTGCAGCTGGACGCGGCGCAGGACCGCCCTGCCTCCCCGTGCGCGCCCCCGGGGCCGCCACTGCAGCCCCCGCGACCCCCGGCGGTGGTGCGGGCGGACAAGGCCCGAGCCCCGGCTCTGCCGTTGCGTCTGCCGCCCGCCTCGGCCGAGACTGGGGGTCCGGCGCCCCCGGGGGCCCTGCGCTGCGCCCTCGGGgaccgcggccgggtgcggggcCGGGCTGCGCCCTACTTTGTGGCCGAGCTCGCCGCAAGCCCCAGCGCGCTGCCCGGGCCGTGCCGGCGAGGATGGCTGCGGGGCGCTGTCGCCTCCCGCCGCCTGCAACAGCGACGATGGCCCCCAGCCGGGGCGCGCGCCAACGACGACGACCCGCACAGGCTCCTGCAGCAGCTGGTGCTCTCGGGGAACCTCATCAAGGAGGCCGTGCGGAGGCTCCAGCGAGCCGTCGCCGCGGTGGCAGCCACGGGCCCCGCGGCACCCCCCGGACCCGGGGGCAGCCACAGCCGACCGGACCCTGTCGCCCTTCAGCCCTCCGGCGCCTTGCACTGA